GCGTGCTCATTGGCGATGCGGCGCACAAAGTAGAAGAGGCAGAGCTGCATGAGGAGATAGCCGAGCAGCGAGGGCAGTCTGAGGGCGAAGGCTCCGGCGCCGAAGAGGCTGATCGCAAGGTGTGCAAGGGTGTGGTAGACGAGGGGATCGAGCGAGATGGGATAGCTGCGCTGAATGTGGAGGAGTTGGGCGTAACTGGGCACGCTGTCGGTCTGGAGGACGAAGAACTCGTCCTGCGACAGGAGCTTGTGATGCGACCAGAGGAGGGAGAGGACGGCGGTGAGGATCAGAAAGGCGACGGCTGTCCAGGGGAGAGCAAGACTGTCGGATCTGCTTTCAACACTGGAACTCTGCGACGAAATCATATCTTGACTGAGACTCTAAGCCGCTGCTGCTCTGAGTTGGGCCGGAGATAAGCAGCTGGCGCCGGCTGGACTACTGGCGGCGTGGCGGAGGGTAGCGTTGGGGTGAAGAACATCTCTAGGCGTGGGATGCGGACGAAGAGGAGGAGGCCCATGACGAGAGCCGTCGACGTGAAGGCGGCCATGAGGAGAGGTTCGCGATAGAGCTTTTCGGGGTTCTGGACGGCGCTGTCGTGCTTGAAGGCGAGCTTGAGATAGACGGCCATGGTAAAGGCTACGAGAGGAAAGCCGAGGATGAGCTCGATGCGGTAGCGGATGATGAAGGCACCGAGAAAGAGCATCGCGGTGGAGGCGTAAAACACCACGGATACGAGCAGCGATTCGGGCGTGTAGCGCTTGAAGGACGCGCGGTAGGCGCCTGCGACGGCGCGATCGCCGATCTCGGAGAGCTCGCTGAAGCGCTTGAGGCCCATGAAGTAACAACCGAGCATCCAGTAGGCGATAAGCAGCGATACGGGTGGGACGAGGACGCTGGTGACGGCGTACCAGCCGAGCAGCATGCGCAGGGGATTGTTGATGGACTCGGTGAGGACGTCGAGGTAGGGTACGTCCTTGGTGCGGATCGGAGGGAAGTTGTAGAGGCAGCCCATGATCCAGAGGATGAGTGCGACTAGTGCGAACATGCGTGAGATAGTGAGGCCGATGGCGATTCCGGCGACCATCATCAGGAGCCATTGCACATAGGCGGCGGGAATGTTGACCAGGCCACGGGCGGCGGGGCGGTTGCGTTTGGTGGGATGAAGGCGGTCGAAGGGTGCGTCGAGGACTTCGTTGATGACGTAGTTGCTGCATGCGACGAGCGTCACCGCGACAAATGCCAGCAGCAGCGTGATGAGAAGATGGGGTGTGAAGAGCGCGGGATAGACGCTGAGCGGCACGATGACGCCGGGCAGAACGAAGAGATTCTTGATGGAGTGATCGAGTCTGGCGATGGCGAGATGGGCGCGGAGGCGCTCGGACAAGGAGACGTTGCGCGGGGGAGGCTCGGGCATGTTTTTTGTAAGGGCTCCTTAGCCAGCTGCCTTGGGGCTACGGGCTCAGTGTAGCAAATGGAGATGAAGCCAGTGGATGACGGTGACCTCTGGCAGTGGGCGATTTGTTTACGATAAGCTTGGGTGCGGCGCGGTGTGCGCGTCTGGAGCAGGCGGGCGCATGTCACGGAGAGCAGTGATTATCGGTGCTGGACCTGCAGGGCTGACTGCAGGGTTGGAGTTGCTGAGACGGTCGGATGTCAGGCCGATCATTCTTGAGGCGAGCGAGGAGATTGGCGGAATCTCGCGCACCATCAAGTACAAGGGCAACCGAATGGATATCGGCGGCCATCGTTTTTTTTCCAAGAGCGATCGCGTGATGCAGTGGTGGGTGGACCTGATGCCGCCCGATGTCGGCGATGCGGGTTCTGAGCCGGAGATTTCGTACCAGGGAAAGAAGCGGATGGTCGCCGTGCCGGCCCGGCTACCGGAGGAGCCTGTGCTGCGTGGGGCCGGGCCGATTGATCCGCATGCGGCGGAAGAGATCGAGGATAAGGCAGAGAACGAAGGGCCGGTAGAGATGATGGTGACGGCAGCGACGCCGGATCCTGATCCGGACCTGGTGATGCTGATCCGTCCGCGTAAGAGCAGGATCTATTATCTGCGGAAGTTCTTTGACTATCCAATTACGTTGACGGCGACGACGTTGAAGAATCTGGGAGTTGTCAGGACGTTCCGTGTCGGTACGAGCTATATGAAGTCGCAGGTGAGCCAAATTGCGCCGGAGAAGAGTCTGGAAGATTTTTTGATCAACCGGTTTGGTCGGCAGCTCTATCTAACGTTCTTCAAGAGTTATACGGAGAAGGTTTGGGGTACGCCCTGCAATGAGATCTCGGCGGAGTGGGGAGCGCAGCGGATCAAAGGGCTGAGTTTGACGACGGCGGTGAAACACTTTTTGAAGAAGGCGTTTGGAGGCAAGGCAAAGACGGGTGACTTGGCGCAGAAGGGCACAGACACAAGCTTGATCGAGCGGTTCATGTATCCAAAGTTCGGGCCGGGGCAGTTGTGGGAGCATGTTGCGGATCTGGTTCGTGAGGGCGGCGGCGAGATTCATATGGGTTTGAAGGTGGATCGGATTCACTGCTCGAGAGAAGGCGGCGTGAAGCGGGTTGTGTCGGTCGATGCGGTGAATGCGGAGGGAGAGCGGCAGACGTTTGCGGGAGACTATTTCTTTTCGACGATGCCGATGCGCGAACTGGTGGAGGCGATGGATGCTCCGGTGCCCGAGAATGTGCGCGAGGTGAGCGCGGGGCTGCAGTATCGCGACTTTATCACGGTGGGTCTGCTGGTGGACAGGCTGAAGGTGAAGGAGCCGGACGGTGGGCTGCTGAAAGATACGTGGATCTACGTGCAGGAACCTGATGTGGTACTGGGACGGTTACAGATCTTCAACAACTGGAGCCCGTACCTGGTCGCGGACCCGACGAAGGTTTGGATTGGGCTGGAGTACTTCTGCTACGACACGGACGATTTGTGGAAGATGCCGGATGAAGAGTTGAAGAAGTTCGCGATTGCCGAGGTAGCGAAGATCGGGATTTTGAACGCAGAAGATGTTTCCGACGGACATGTGGTGCGGGTGCCGAAGACCTATCCGGCGTACTTTGGCACGTATGACCGGTTCGACGAACTGAGAGAGTTTACCGACGGGTTCGAGAATCTGTTTTTGGTGGGACGAAATGGGATGCATAAGTACAACAACCAGGATCACAGTATGTTGACTGCGATGACTGCGGTGGATGGTATTGTTGCTGGGCACATCGATAAGGCTGCGCTGTGGGGGATCAACACGGAGCAGGAGTACCACGAGGAGAAAAAGTGACAAGGATTCTGGTTGTGGGAACGATGCTTCTGGTGATCTTCGTGGCTGTGTTTCGGCAGCGAATCTTTCTGCGTGATCCGCTGGGCAAGATGGAGAGAAATGACGTGGCAGTCGATGGGGCACGGCTGTACATCAACTTTTCAAACGATGTGCTGGTCGAGGAGCCGGGGACAGAGCGGCGGTATTTGGTGCAGGGGTGGAGTGGGATTCCCGGAGTGCCGCAGATTCTGGGCTGCGTCCAAGGGCTGGCGTGCTGGACCGATGCGGACCACGCGTCCGTCTATCCGCTCGATGGACGTGGTGCGGGTGCCAAGGCGGCGATGAGCGCAAAGGTGGTTACGTTTGCGGACGAGACGGGCGCCAGGATTCGGGTGCAGTTGAGGTAGCCAGGCTGCGACGTAAAATAGCGCGTAACCTTTTGCGGCGGGGAAAGCTCTAACGATTCGGACCTTGATGGGTTAGACAACTGCACGCGAGAGTGCATGACGGGAGCTCAAATGCCTGAGAAACCTACGGACAAACAGGAGCCGGTCGAGGAGTTGCAGCCGGCCGCTGAAACTCCACAAGTGAGGGGCGAGGCTGCGCCGGAGATCTCTGCGGCTCCAATGGCGGAGGCGAGTGATTTAGCGGTAGATGAGTCTGCTGTCTCTGCCCGTTCGACGGGTCCGGCTTCGTCAGTTACTGCGAATGCAGTCGTCGCGCCAGTGGACGTGAGAGAGCCTGCGGCGGCGACGATACGACTTCAAAAGAAGCATTCCCTGGCGATTCGATGGATGCACTGGGTGAACTTCCCGGTGCTGTTCACGATGATCTGGAGCGGGTTGTTGATCTACTGGAATGATTCTGATAACGCCTATCAGCATCCGCACGCGGTGTATCGGGTGGGCGTCGGATCGCTGACGGTGGTGCGGCTGTTTCCACCGTGGTTCTGGAAGCTGATCAATGCGCCCTATCGTGTGACCGAGGGGCTGGGGTATCACTTTTTCTTTATGTGGATCTTTGCGATCAATGGGATCTTGTATGTGTCGTATCTGTTGATCTCGGGGGAGTGGCGGGTGCTGGTGCCGGAGCGCAGATCATTTCTGGATGCGATTCAGGTGACGCTGGTGGATCTGCATCTTCGCAAGGGCTTGCCGCCGCAGAAGAAGTACAACGGCGCGCAGAAGATTGCTTATACGTCGGTTGTTCTGATGGGGTTGGGGTCGCTGGTCACGGGGCTTTCGATCTACAAGCCGACGCAGGTGCACTGGATCACGTCGCTGCTGGGCGGCTATGAGATGGCGCGGTGGGAGCACTTCTGGCTGACGATGGGCTTCTGTGCGTTCTTTGTAGTGCATGTAATGCAGGTGATCCTTGCGGGGTGGAATAACTTTCGCTCGATGGTGAGTGGATATGAGATTGTTCCGGCGACGAAGACTTCGCTGGAAGAGGAGAGGAGGGTGGGATGAGCGACGGACAGGAGGAGCGTGAAGAGCAGGAGCAAAGGCGCAAGTGGGAGAGCGAGAAGAAGGATCGCGACGACGACCTGGAGCGTGATTGGGAGCGCGTGGGAGAGCGGGAGCGGAGAGATTCGCGTGCCGCAGAGGTAGAGGCGCTGGATGCCGGGGTGAGGGCGCAGTCGGGGCAGAGGACGCGGCGGAGTTTTGTGATTGCGGCGGCAGCGGCTGCGAGCGGATATGGTTTTTATCGGTGGATCGATCGGAGTCCGGGCGACCAACTGATACCGAGGCCGCTGCGGAAGATGCTGGAGTTCAATGCCAGAGTGTCGCGTGGGGCGTTTGATGAGCGCGGGCTCGCGCCGACATATCCGGTGGCTCGATCCATGGAGCTGCGGACGAACGGCAACTATGGATTGAAGATGAACCTGGTCCCGGAGAGCTATCGTCTGCAAATGGTGGGAGTGGAGGACGCGAAGAGGCTTCCGCAGTATGTGGAGGATGTGACGGCGTGGGAGTATCAATACGTCGCGAAGCAAGACGCTGGGCCGGTGGAGCACGATACGAAGGTCGCACCCAAAGCTGCTGCTGTTGTCGGAAATGGATCGAAAGCCAAGGCAGATCCCAATGGCGACGCGGGCATGGGCGAAGGGCCGATGATGCAGGGTGGCGCTGCAAGCACGATGGTTGGTGGGGGCGGCGACAAGAAGAACGAAGTGAAGATGCCGCCCGCGTTTGAGGCTGCGTTTGCTGCGTTGAAGAAAGCGCAGGGGAATAAGCGGCCGCGGGGGCAGGAAGAGGCAGGCATGTCGGACAACACGCTTGATCCTGGTACGCCGGGGTTGCTGTTGACGATGGACGATGTGACGAGCCTGCCGCACCACGAGTTGGTGACGGAGTTCAAGTGCATCGAAGGATGGAGCCAGGTGGTGCACTGGGGTGGGCGCCGGTTAGCGGATTTAATTGCGAAGTATCCGCCGGAGAGGAAGCCGGATGGATCGCTGCCGAAATACGTCTATATGGAGACGCCAGATGGGGACTACTACTGTGGGTTTAGTCTGCAGGCTTGCATGCATCCGCAGAGCCTGTTGGTGACTGAGATGGCGGGGCGGCCGCTGGCGCAGTGGCACGGAGCACCAATTCGGTTACATATGCCGATCAAGTACGGTTACAAACAGATCAAACGGATTGGGCTGATCGCATACACCGACAGACGGCCTGATGACTACTGGACAAAGCTGGGGTATGACTGGTATGCGGGGCTTTGAATGACTTAAGTCCTGCCGGACGGGCCGCCTTCGCGGCGAGCGGTCACTTCGTGACTTGTATACCGCTTCGCGTGGTGCTCCCGTTGGTCGCAAACGGATGATGATTCCGACCAACGGGAGGGCTGATGCTGCTCACGCTGCGCAGACCGGTACACTCGTCACGAAGTGACCGCCCCACGAGCAGTGGACCTGTCCGGCAGGACACTGTCAGCTGGCGATGGTGCCTTGATGGAAGAGGAGCTGCCAGCGGTTGTCGCGAAAGATCCAGAGTGAGGAGCGATGGGAGACGGCGACTGAGGTGGTGGCACGATAGGTGGCGTGGACGACATTCTCTGCGAGCTGCGCGATGTAGAAGTGGTGGATGGTTGCGGGGCGAGCTGCGCTGGATAAGAGCACATCGATGGTCTGTTGGCGATTGAAGACGCGGCCGGAGGTGCAGAACTCCCTGTACTCGTCGGCGAAGAGTGGAATGAGGGCTCTGCGGTCAGTCTCCCGGTCAGGATGGAGGAGACGCTCTTCGAGTGCATAGAGATGGTCTTGAAGTTCGGACTTAGTCATGGAACGAAGACTCCAATTGTTAATACGAACGACAGAGTCGAGGGTTTCATTGTGACAGATTTTATTGGTTCGGGTTTTTATCCGTGAGGTCGCTGGTGTTCGGCTTGCGCGCAAGGGCAACGCGCGGGATCTGCTGGAGATCGTTGAGGAAGGTGAGATCGTTCCATCCGGCTAGCAGGTGGGTGAGCGGCTGCTGCTGGCCGTGGCCAATCTCGAGCGCGAGGAGACCGGTTGGTTTGAGTGCGCTCAGCGCTTCCGGGATGAGCCGCCGGTAGAGGTCGAGGCCGGTCTCGCCTGCGAAGAGCGCGGCGGCGGGCTCATGCTCGCGAACCTGGGGGTGCAGGGTGAGGCGGTCGGATTCGGGGATATAGGGTGGGTTGCTGACAATGGCGTCGAAGGTTGCGCCGTGAGATTTGATGGCGGCGAGGAGATCGGAGGTAAGGAACTGGATCCGATCGGCTACGTTGTGGTCGTGAGCGTTCTGCTCTGCGATGGCGAGGGCATCGAGAGATAGATCGACGGCGATGATCTCGGCCAGTGGAAGGTGGACGGCGATGGCGATGGCGATGGCTCCCGACCCGGTGCCGATATCGACGAGCCTTACAGGCTGATTCGCAGGGATGAGTTTGAGCACCGCTTCGACGAGATGTTCGGTCTCGGGGCGAGGGATGAGGACAGCGGGAGTGACGTGGAGACGCAAGCCGTAGAACTCCTGCTCGCCGGTGATGTACTGGATGGGCTCGAGCTGGCGGCGGCGGTTGATAGCGATCTGATAAAGCGCGTCTTGGGCGGGGGAGAGGTCGCGGTCGGGATATGCGATGAGAGTGACGCGGGAGATCTGCAGCGTGTGGAGGAGAAGGAGTTCGGCGTCGCGGTGGGCGTGTTCGCTGAGGTGTGGGTTGGCGGCCAGCTCGGCTGCAGCGTTGGTGATGGCCTGGCGGAGGGTCATTCTGGCGGCTACCTTGGCTGCGGCTGAGCGGTGTCTGAGGTTGTGGGAAGGATGGTAGAGCTGGCGGCGAAGCGATGGTGGTTGCTGTACTTCGCGGTGAAGCGGAAGGCGTTGGTCTTCGGGGTCTCGGTCGTAAAGGCGATGACCGTGGTGGGCAGCCAGAAGGATCTTCCGTTGAGAGTGACGGGTGCGAAGTCAACGGAGGCTGTGCCTCGAACTGCCTGATCTTTGCCAACGGGATTGGGGACGGTGCGCTCGATGTGCGTAACCTGCGCCGAGGCGGTGTCGATGACGAACTTGCCGGTGGTGCCAGGCTGGATGGAGACGCAGGCCGATTGTTTCGCGGCAGATTCACGGGCGGTGAAGGTGAAAGCTTCCGTACCAGGAGAGGCTGGGGAGGAGCGATCGGACTGGTAGTCGAAGCACTCGTGGCGATCGGAGGAGAGAAATTTTGCAAGTACGCCGCTGAAGCCTCCGCGGAACGAGATGGGCATGTCGAGTTTCTTGCCGCTCGATGATTTGCCGTTGATCGACTTCACTTCGCGAGACTCTTCGAGGGCGCCGTCTGGCGAAGGCGATCGCGCGACGCGGAAGAGCGCTTCGACGGTGGTTTCGTGTTTGAGCTGACCGTCATGGATCTCCTGAGAGGTGATGTGCTCGTCACAGAGAAAGCTGGGGACGGTGGACTTGTACTGCTCGGTGTTGGCTTCGATGCGGGAGAGGATCTGCTCGAGTGCGGGGTCGGGCTGCTGGGCCAGGACAGCGGCGAAGCAGCCGACAAGGCAGACGGGAGACAGGCGTGCGAGAAGTGAAGAGAGGCGCATGCGTGACTTTACGGTAGCAGAGGGGAGATGGTTCGCTAGCGGGTTTCGAGGATCAGGACGTTGCCATCGGGATCGATCACGGTGAGGGTGGCTCCGTTTTTGACGGCGAAGATGCCTTCTTTGTGGAGGTGGCGCGCGGCCTTGCCCAGGTTGCTCGATTCGAGGGTGATGCGAGCATGCATGCCGGTGGTTGCAGGTATGATCTCCAACTCCTGGCCGCTCTCGCCGGGCATGTGGAGGCTCATCGGATCGTTGGCGATGGGCTTGAAGTTGAGCTGATTGATGTAGAAGTCGCGAGCCGAGGCGGGGTCTGCCATTGGGACTGACACCGCGACCAGCTTTTCGCCGATGCGGTCTGGACCAAGATGTTTGCCCTGGTCTTCGCTGTGGAGCGAACCCGCGAGGTACTGGGTGTACTCGATGGTCTGTGGACTGGAGGTTTGCAGAGGGCCCCCCAGGATGAAGCGAAGGTTCCCAGCGGTTGTTTTAAGGATGGGAGTGGGAGTAAGGCCGTGGCTGCGGTAGTCGTCGTTGATCGCCTGCAGGTCGGCGCCTTCAAAGCATAGGCTCAGGAAGCCGGCATCGGGCTCGGTTGGGTTGGCCGCGTGGAGCTCGATGAACTGGGTGTCGTTGACCTTGAGGAAGGACTCGTAAGGGACGTTGTCTTTGCGCAGATCGAAGGCCTGTTCGAAGCCGAGCTTCTCGTAGAAGGCCACTGAGGCGGCGAGATCGTGGACGCGAAGAGCAACGTGGGCGAAGCCGTTGAAGGGCGGTGTCCTGGTATCAGGCTGTGCGTGAAGAAGGGGTGCGAAGAGGATTAAAGCAAGAGTGAAATATCTTGCTAAAGATAGAGTCGGCCCAGAGCACCCGTTGAGGTGCTGTTTGATCATGCCGCGATTCCTTGGGAGATTAGTTACGGCCATAACACAGGACGCTTGAAATCGATATGGGAGAGTAGTTCGGGTGCGAGGCGAACCTTTGGCGGTTCAATTAAGACAGTTTGCAGGCCCGCTCGGCGGCCGTATTTGAGAGCTGGAACACAATCGGTGTCGTTCGAAACCAATACGATCCGTTCAACTGCGTGATTGGCAGCATATGCCGCAATATCCAAACCAATTCGCATATCGACTCCTTTCTGCTCAAAATCTGGCTGAAAGTCTGCGTCGGTGAGTTGAGCCTGATTTGTTACAGGCGTGCGTTTTGGTTTGAATCCCCTGAATTTCAGCACTCCACGACGAACTGCGAAGAGATCTTTATGTGAAAGCTCATGGAGCCACGCATCGGATGACTGAAATACGTGAGGCAGACCTGAGACGGGTAGTTTTACTGTGCCCGAATACAAAGCGCAATCGTAGTAGAGGATTCGAAACAAGGATTCATCGGCTGTTTTGCAGGCTAATGCAAATCGTTCGATGTAATCGGGGTTGTAGATCCTTTTTGCTTTCTTCGCCTCAACCCTGAGAAACCCACCATCAATTAAAACAGCTACTCTTACATCGGGCATTCAAAATGCTCCCCCAAAAATATAAAGCCCCCATAAGGGGGCGTATAGTGCTCGCCTACGAGCGTAACGGATAACACCACTTTACTCACTCCTTATCAAGATAGCAATAGATGTCGAAAATCTTATTAAGCCACCCGTCATTTGAACGGTACTAACATAAGCACGGGTTCAGGCAGCCTCTGCTTCGGCTTTGAGCTTTTCCGCGGTGTAGTGCGCGATGAGTGCGTCGATGGTGGGCTGAATCTGGCCTTCCATCACCATCGCGAGCTGGTGGTTGGTGAGGCCGATGCGGTGATCGGTGAGGCGGTTCTGAGGGAAGTTGTAGGTGCGGATCTTCTCGCTGCGGTCGCCGGAGCCGATCTGCTGCTTGCGATCCTTCGCCTGGAGTTGGTGGATGCGTTCGGCCTCCACTTCATAGAGGCGGGCGCGGAGGACACGCATTCCCTTCTCGCGATTCTTGATCTGCGACTTTTCGTCCTGGCAGCTGACGACGGTGTTGGTCGGCAGATGCGTGATGCGGACTGCGGAGTAGGTGGTGTTCACCGACTGTCCGCCGGGTCCGGAAGAGCAGAAGGTGTCGATGCGCAGATCCTTGGCTTCAATCTTGATGTCGACCTCTTCGGCCTCGGGTAGAACGGCGACGGTGATGGCGGAGGTGTGGACGCGGCCTTGGGTTTCGGTCGCGGGAACGCGCTGAACGCGATGGACGCCGGACTCGTACTTGAGCTGCGAGTAGACGTTTTCGCCTTCGATGATCGCCGTTACGTCCTTCAATCCATGGCCGATGCCAGACTCGGTCTGGGAGAGGATCTCGACCTTCCACTTGTGCTGCTCGGCGAAGCGCATATACATGCGGAAGACCTCTGCGACGAAGAGTGCTGCCTCGTCGCCGCCGGTGCCGGCACGTAGCTCGAGGATGACGTTCTTCTCGTCGTTAGGGTCTTTGGGGAGGAGTAGAACTTTGAGCTGCTCCTCTACAGGCTCGAGGCGCGGCTCCAGGGTGTCGAGCTCGGCCTGTGCCATCTCTTTTACCTCGGGGTCGGGGTCGGCGAGCATGGCTGTAGCCTCGGCGATGCCGTCCCGTATCTTGCGGTACTCGCGAAACTTCTCGACGGTGGGCTCCATGTCGCGGTGCTGCTTGGCGATGCCCTGAAACTTCTTCTGGTCGTTGACCAGCGTGGGGTCGGACATCTGCCTGCCGAGGTCTTCGTAACGGGCTTCAAGTTGATCGAGGCGGTCGAACATGGCTACTCCATTGAGTAAAAAGGAATTAGGGGATCAGAAGGGTCGGGGTAGAGGAGAGGCGCAGCTAGGCAAAATCGTGGCGGTCGGGAGACTCGGCCACGCGGGAGAGAGACACCGAATTTGCGGCTGTGTTCATGTCTGTTTAGATGTTACTCCTTGTGCCTACGGTGCAGCCAGCCCCTTTTTGGCATCTTTACTGAGTGGAATCAGTTGATCCCAAACGGGGAATCGGGCATTCGGGGTGAGGGTTGAAGCTATGGCGTTGTTTGCGGTGGTGGCGGAGCTGGCAGAGCAGTTGGCGCAGGAGGCTGGAAAGCTGAAGAAGCGCGCAGTTATGGCAGAGGCGATCGCGAAGGTGCACTCAGCAAGTCCGGAGAGTGGGTCGGAGAGCGAAGACTCAGGTTTGCTGGCGCTCTATCTTGCCGGAACGCCGTTTGCAGAGGCGGATTCGCGGAAGCTGAACGCCGGCGGGGCGTTACTCTCGAAGGCGCTGCTGGCGGTCAGTGGAGCCAGCGATCAGGCGCTGACGGCGGCGTACCGGCGGCACGGAGACATGGGTGCGGCGGCCTTTGATCTGCTGATCGCAGCGAGAGAGGAGAATGCTCCTGAGCTGACGCTGGCCGAGGTAGCCGAAGCGTTTGCTGCGATGGCCGTGGCGAAGACGACGGCGATTCGTGCGGCTCTGGTCGAGGGTTTGCTGCGGCGGGCGACTCCGCTCGAGGCAAAGTATCTGCTGAAGCTGATGCTTGGCGATATGCGAATTGGAGTGAAGCAGAGCCTGGTGGAGGAGGCGATTGCCGCTGCGGCTGGAGCTTCTGTGGAAGCTGTACGTCGAGCGGTGATGCTCGAGGCGGATCTTGGTAGCGCCGTGCAGCGAGCCTTCTCCGGGACCCTGCCTGAGGCAAGGATGCGGCTGTTTCATCCGCTGGGATTCATGCTGGCGTCGCCGGTGGAGACGCCGGAGGAGGCGGTGGAGCGGTTCACCGAAAAGCCCGCGAAGGTGCCGGTTGTGAAGACCGGCAAGCCTCGCAAAGACAAGAAGGCAGTGACCGTAGAAGCGGCGAACGAAGTGATGGAAGAAGCTGCGGTGCCGCAAAGTTTTGATGCGAGTGCCGATGTCGACGCCGAGCAGTTTGCCGATGCTTCGCCCGAAGATGTACTTGCAAAAGGGACGCAGGCGGGCGGTAATGCGACGCTCGCAAACGCCACAGATGCCCAGGGCGTGCAGGCGTTTCTCGAAGACAAGTACGACGGGATGCGGGCGCAGATACACTGCGGAGACTCCGGTCAGCCGGGGCGGGTGGCGATCTACTCTCGCAACAAGGAAGACGTTACCGAAAGCTTCCCAGAGCTCGAGGAGGCGTTTGCGCAGGTTCGCGCCGACCCGGATGCAGATGCGAGTGAAGGTTCCCTGATCCCGTACTCTCTGATATTCGACGGGGAGATTCTGGGATGGGACTTCGAACAGGCGCGTGCTCTCCCGTTCGCCGTGCTGGGGCAGAGGATTGGGCGTAAGCGAGTTTCGAACGAGTGGCGCCAGCAGGTGCCGGTCATCTTTATGGCCTTCGACCTGATGTGCGCCGATGGCGAACTGCTGCTGGAGCTGCCGTTACGGGAGCGGCGCAATCGGCTGGAGGCGGTGGTGGAGCGACTGGTAGAGCGCGTGGCCTCTCCGCTGGTGGTGGACGAGCGGGCGCGTGATTCGCAGGCGGTGTTGTTTGCAGGCGAGCAGAGCGCTGGATTGGAGAGGCTGATGATCTCGCCGTCGCGGCTGGTGGAGTCTGCGGAAGATATTGACCGGGCTTACGCCGATGCACGAGCGCGAGCGAATGAGGGTGTGATGCTGAAGGCCGCGGAGTCAATCTATCAGCCGGGTCGGCGGGGGCTGGCGTGGGTAAAGCTGAAGCGCGAGTTGGCGACGCTGGACGTGGTGGTGACGGGCGCGGAGTTTGGGCATGGGCGGCGCGCAGGCATCTTGAGCGACTATACGTTCGCGGTGCGCGGCGATGCGGGCGAGCTACTCAACGTCGGCAAAGCCTACTCGGGCCTGACGGACGTCGAGATCGGCGAGATGAGCGCGTGGAT
The nucleotide sequence above comes from Tunturibacter empetritectus. Encoded proteins:
- a CDS encoding NYN domain-containing protein, which produces MPDVRVAVLIDGGFLRVEAKKAKRIYNPDYIERFALACKTADESLFRILYYDCALYSGTVKLPVSGLPHVFQSSDAWLHELSHKDLFAVRRGVLKFRGFKPKRTPVTNQAQLTDADFQPDFEQKGVDMRIGLDIAAYAANHAVERIVLVSNDTDCVPALKYGRRAGLQTVLIEPPKVRLAPELLSHIDFKRPVLWP
- a CDS encoding ATP-dependent DNA ligase gives rise to the protein MALFAVVAELAEQLAQEAGKLKKRAVMAEAIAKVHSASPESGSESEDSGLLALYLAGTPFAEADSRKLNAGGALLSKALLAVSGASDQALTAAYRRHGDMGAAAFDLLIAAREENAPELTLAEVAEAFAAMAVAKTTAIRAALVEGLLRRATPLEAKYLLKLMLGDMRIGVKQSLVEEAIAAAAGASVEAVRRAVMLEADLGSAVQRAFSGTLPEARMRLFHPLGFMLASPVETPEEAVERFTEKPAKVPVVKTGKPRKDKKAVTVEAANEVMEEAAVPQSFDASADVDAEQFADASPEDVLAKGTQAGGNATLANATDAQGVQAFLEDKYDGMRAQIHCGDSGQPGRVAIYSRNKEDVTESFPELEEAFAQVRADPDADASEGSLIPYSLIFDGEILGWDFEQARALPFAVLGQRIGRKRVSNEWRQQVPVIFMAFDLMCADGELLLELPLRERRNRLEAVVERLVERVASPLVVDERARDSQAVLFAGEQSAGLERLMISPSRLVESAEDIDRAYADARARANEGVMLKAAESIYQPGRRGLAWVKLKRELATLDVVVTGAEFGHGRRAGILSDYTFAVRGDAGELLNVGKAYSGLTDVEIGEMSAWMMEHTLEDQGHFRTVEPLMVLEVAFNNIMRSGRHASGFALRFPRILKIRTDKPVAEIDTVSRVEEVYQSQVDKPVE
- the prfA gene encoding peptide chain release factor 1; amino-acid sequence: MFDRLDQLEARYEDLGRQMSDPTLVNDQKKFQGIAKQHRDMEPTVEKFREYRKIRDGIAEATAMLADPDPEVKEMAQAELDTLEPRLEPVEEQLKVLLLPKDPNDEKNVILELRAGTGGDEAALFVAEVFRMYMRFAEQHKWKVEILSQTESGIGHGLKDVTAIIEGENVYSQLKYESGVHRVQRVPATETQGRVHTSAITVAVLPEAEEVDIKIEAKDLRIDTFCSSGPGGQSVNTTYSAVRITHLPTNTVVSCQDEKSQIKNREKGMRVLRARLYEVEAERIHQLQAKDRKQQIGSGDRSEKIRTYNFPQNRLTDHRIGLTNHQLAMVMEGQIQPTIDALIAHYTAEKLKAEAEAA